One Fusarium poae strain DAOMC 252244 chromosome 4, whole genome shotgun sequence DNA window includes the following coding sequences:
- a CDS encoding hypothetical protein (TransMembrane:2 (i47-68o80-104i)~BUSCO:50780at5125) has protein sequence MTTPVRTATIAGPSVTDSPGTWRHPRLNEITRRRNATTFSEKNVRQIAYNVIALLGFWSAQLLAKLNIGSQAVPSSFRVYLGWAWFILQLIPFINIGIACLPLIRPKDDLSDIPLTSAQRQLLGLDPSSTAPTPDTKFSTPPRYSRTPSIGGSVGSRGSYNSSPLSGRGSPLVQGSPLGSPLFQKSTNSFGSSFGNSFNGRRSSFGSTSPFAASSSSNVFSDPTSPSTPGGKRTSVGLNSKWLYEKGRRPSGSAWGK, from the exons GACAGCCCTGGTACCTGGCGTCACCCGCGACTCAACGAGATTACTAGACGTCGTAATGCGACGACATTTTCAGAGAAGAACGTGCGCCAAATCGCCTACAATGTTATTGCGCTGCTAGGATTCTGGTCTGCGCAGCTCCTAGCCAAACTCAACATTGGGTCTCAAGC tGTTCCCAGTTCTTTTAGAGTATACTTGGGCTGGGCTTGGTTTATTCTTCAACTTATCCCTTTCATCAACATTGGCATTGCCTGTCTGCCTTTGATTCGACCGAAAGACGATCTATCCGACATCCCTCTCACATCTGCTCAGCGCCAACTGCTGGGCCTAGATCCTTCGTCGACCGCGCCAACTCCTGACACCAAGTTCAGTACCCCCCCTCGATACTCTCGCACGCCTTCCATCGGCGGTTCAGTCGGAAGCCGTGGAAGTTACAACAGCTCGCCTCTCTCTGGTCGAGGTAGCCCCCTTGTTCAAGGATCTCCATTGGGTAGCCCTCTTTTCCAGAAGAGCACCAACAGCTTCGGTAGCAGCTTCGGCAACAGTTTCAACGGCAGAAGATCTTCTTTCGGGTCAACAAGTCCTTTCGCTGCTAGTTCTTCTTCCAATGTCTTCTCTGACCCTACTTCTCCCAGTACCCCGGGTGGTAAGCGAACAAGCGTTGGACTGAACAGCAAGTGGTTGTATGAGAAGGGAAGACGGCCGTCTGGCAGCGCTTGGGGCAAATAA